Below is a window of Actinomycetota bacterium DNA.
TTTCCGCATCTGCTTTTCCATGGTCACGCAAGGATACTTGGAATCCGCGCAGTGGGGGCAGCAGAGGCCTCCCCTTTCCGTCGTTTCTTTTTTAGCCATTTATCCTCCTTTTTATGCTCGCTTCGCCTTCCGACACGACTATAGCCCGCCCCGCGGGGAAAGCAAATGACCTATATCAAGACCGGGATCATGACCCGCATCATGGCCGCCGGAGCCGCTTTCCTCCGGGGAGGAGGCGTTTTTACATCGCCACGCGGCGTCGCCGGCTTCCGTCAGATCCCGTCGAAGTAGGCGAGGAGGGCCTCCTTGTCCCTTACCACCAGCAGCTTGCCGTCGCTGGCCATGATGCCTTCCTTCTTCAGGCGGCTCATGATGCGGGAGACCGTCTCCTCGGTGGAACCCACCAGGCCGGCGATGTCCCGGTTGGTGAGGGGGGTGTCGATGACCAGGCCGCACTTGTCGCTGATCCCGATCTCGTCCACCATCTTCAGCAGCACGCAGGCGATGCGCTTCTCCACTTTTTCCCCCGCGATGCAGCGTTCCTTGTAGTAGGCCTGGTCCAGTTTCTCCACCACCAGCCTCATGAGGTGCAGGGCGAAGAGCTGGTCGCGGGAGACCAGCCACTGCAGGTCGTCCCAGCTTATCCTCCAGGTGCGTGCAGGCTCGCGGGCCACGGCGGAATAGGAGTAGATGCCGTCTTCGTGGAGGGCGCCCTCCCCGAATACGCCGCCGGGGTATAGGAAGCCGAGGATGAAGAGCTTCCCGTCCCCGTGCACGATGTTGGCCTCCACCGTGCCCTCTTCAACCAGGTAGAGGTGGGTGGCCTCCTCCTGGTCTATGAAGATGTACTGCTCGCGCTCGTGCCTCTCCGGCCGGAAGAGCTCGCGCGCTTCCTCGCGCAGCCCCTCCTCGAGATGGTTGAGGAACTCCCGCAAGTGGTGGTCCTCCAAGCTCGCCTCCTCGTTCGAAGGTATGTTTCGCGGCCTTTCGATTATAGCAACTGGGGAACGGAAAGAGCATGGCCTCCGTTTCGGGGACGTGGTCCTGTGGTGAGCGGGCCTCCTCATTCCCGGACATGGATGCCCTTGATGAGGTCGATGCGCGTGACCACCCCCACGACCTTACCCTCCTCGTCCACCACCGCCAGGAAACGGGTCTGGTCGGAGAACATCTTCATGATCGCGGCTTGGATGGTCGCCTTCGGGTCGATGGTCAGCGGGGGAGCGAACATGATGTCCTCCACCGTGCGGTAGGTGGGGGAGGCGGGGTCCCTGCGCGCGAACATGGAGATGAAGTCGGTGTCGCGCACTATGCCCACCAGGGTCCCCTTGTCGTCTACCACCGGGAAACCGTGAAAATGGTAGGTCTTGAACAGGTCCAGAAGCCTGTCCAGCCCCTCGTCCTTGGCGATGAGCACGGGATCGGAGCTCATCACGTCCTCCACACGGCCCTCGAGATGCAGCCCGAACTCTCTTTCCATGACCGACCCCTTTACAGTTGCGCTTCCCCGGCCTTGATTATCGCATACCGCGTGCAGGGAGGGCCGATGAGCTGGAAGAAGAGGGTGGTGGCGGCGATGACGCTTATGGCCATGACCCCCAGTTCCGCTCCCGCCTCTCCGAATTTCCCCCCACCCAGCTCGAGCATGGTCTGGATGGAGAGGCCGATGGCCACCCCGGCTTGGGAGAAGAGGCAGAGGCCGAGATACCTGCGGACCTCCTCGGGGGCGCGGGATATGGCGCCCCCCAGGTAGGCGCCCGCCTGCTTGCCCACCGACCTGAAGGCGATGTAGAGAAGCCCTATCCACCCTAGGCTCAGGAGTCTGCCCGCGTCCAGCTGCGAACCCACCAGCACGAAAAAGATTACGAAGAGGGGCGGCGTGGTCCCCCGCATGACCTCGAAGACGTCCTCCCGCCGCCACCGGGTGAGGTTGACGACGGTCAGGCCCATGGCCATGTTGGCCAGGATGAGGGAGAAATGGAGCTGGTTGGCGAGGCCCGTGGTGAGGGTTATGCCCCCCCACGTAAGCACCAAGAGGCCGCGCCTGGCGGTGTACTTCCTGATGAGGAAGAGGAAGGCCAGCCCCATGGCCGTCCCCAGGGCCAGGGCGCCCAGGATCTCGTAGAGCGGCCTCAAGACGGCCTCCGCGACGCGTACCTCGCCTCCCGCCAGGAGCATCTTGGCAAGCAAGATGGCGAAGGCGTAGGTGATGATGGCGATGCCGTCGTCGATGCCCACCACCGCGAATACGGTGGAGGTAAGCGGCCCCGAGGCCTGGTATTCGCGCAGCACGTCTACGGTGGCCGCGGGGGCGGTGGCCGAGGCCAGGGCGCCGAAGACCAGGGCGACGTAGAGCTTGCGCGTATAGAGATATACGGCGATGGTCACCAGGACGGTGGCCCCCAGCGATTCGAAGACGGAGATCCAGAGGATGGGTCTTCTCAGGTGCCTCAATCTGCGCAAAGCGAGTTCGCCGCCGATGTCGAAGCCGATACAGGCCAGGGCGAGGTAGGTGAAGTAGACCAGGCTCGGGAAGTTCTCGTCGTTGAACACCCCCAGCAGCGATTTGCCCATGACTATCCCCACCACGATGTACCCCACCACCATGGGCACCTTCACGCGGCGGCAGAGCAGCCCCGCCGCCCAACCCGCGAGGAGGGCCAGCCCCAGCATGATCACCACGAAGTGCGGCCCGGAGGGGATGATGTCCTTGAGCACGGGCGGCTACCCCTCCTTTCCCTTCAGGGCGAGGTAGCTGTCGTTGAAGGCGCGCAGGGAATCCCGCAGACGCTTCCTCGCTTCCTCGTCCATGCCCGCCAGGATGCGGCGCAGGCTTTTCCTTCGGCGGGCGTTGACCCTGCGCACCAGGTCCTCGCCCTCTCCGGTCAGCTCCAGCTCCACTCTGCGCCGGTCCCGGGCGGAGAGAGCCCTGCGCAGGAGCCCCTTCTCCTCCAGCCTGTCCACCAGGAAGGATACGGCGGGCGGAGATACCCCCAACATGCGGGCGATCTCGGAG
It encodes the following:
- a CDS encoding cation:proton antiporter, with translation MLKDIIPSGPHFVVIMLGLALLAGWAAGLLCRRVKVPMVVGYIVVGIVMGKSLLGVFNDENFPSLVYFTYLALACIGFDIGGELALRRLRHLRRPILWISVFESLGATVLVTIAVYLYTRKLYVALVFGALASATAPAATVDVLREYQASGPLTSTVFAVVGIDDGIAIITYAFAILLAKMLLAGGEVRVAEAVLRPLYEILGALALGTAMGLAFLFLIRKYTARRGLLVLTWGGITLTTGLANQLHFSLILANMAMGLTVVNLTRWRREDVFEVMRGTTPPLFVIFFVLVGSQLDAGRLLSLGWIGLLYIAFRSVGKQAGAYLGGAISRAPEEVRRYLGLCLFSQAGVAIGLSIQTMLELGGGKFGEAGAELGVMAISVIAATTLFFQLIGPPCTRYAIIKAGEAQL
- a CDS encoding CBS domain-containing protein, yielding MEREFGLHLEGRVEDVMSSDPVLIAKDEGLDRLLDLFKTYHFHGFPVVDDKGTLVGIVRDTDFISMFARRDPASPTYRTVEDIMFAPPLTIDPKATIQAAIMKMFSDQTRFLAVVDEEGKVVGVVTRIDLIKGIHVRE
- a CDS encoding MarR family transcriptional regulator — translated: MEQDAGLPIEEHILAAARIMANILAEALMREGAEHITLPQFRVLDMVQNLTDKPSEIARMLGVSPPAVSFLVDRLEEKGLLRRALSARDRRRVELELTGEGEDLVRRVNARRRKSLRRILAGMDEEARKRLRDSLRAFNDSYLALKGKEG
- a CDS encoding Crp/Fnr family transcriptional regulator; translation: MEDHHLREFLNHLEEGLREEARELFRPERHEREQYIFIDQEEATHLYLVEEGTVEANIVHGDGKLFILGFLYPGGVFGEGALHEDGIYSYSAVAREPARTWRISWDDLQWLVSRDQLFALHLMRLVVEKLDQAYYKERCIAGEKVEKRIACVLLKMVDEIGISDKCGLVIDTPLTNRDIAGLVGSTEETVSRIMSRLKKEGIMASDGKLLVVRDKEALLAYFDGI